In Vibrio sp. NTOU-M3, the following proteins share a genomic window:
- a CDS encoding ABC transporter ATP-binding protein has protein sequence MTIEFSNFSFRYESLDKPTLKNINLRIEKGEKILIIGPSGSGKSTLGQCLNGLIPHAVQGEISGTLCFDGADSRKFALHDFTEQVGTVLQDTDSQFVGLSIGEDIAFALENQLTTNIDMYPMVKATARMVALDDMLNRSPHDLSGGQKQRVSLAGILVDDVEILLFDEPLAALDPKTGQRTIEIIDELHQSNDKTTIIIEHRLEDVLHRDIDRVILMAQGSIIADLTPDELLASELLGQHGIREPLYLSALKSAHCHIQAMHKPSSLGKMSLEPFNQLVKSWYHPVAIAKPEDPRAPLLEVNQLTYSYDGEKNAIEDVNFCIHQGEFVSILGKNGSGKSTLAKLAMGVLDPDEGTMHFNGQDLQTLSIFERSEKIGVVMQNPNHMISHHMIYDEVAFGLRNRGIDEQIIQEKVEQTLTLCGLNKYRHWPVEALSYGQKKRVTIASILVLEPQLLILDEPTAGQDYRNYTAMLSFIQELNQKLGITVVIVSHDMHLVLEYTTRSLVFSDSRLIADAPMTDVFSQPALLERANLATTSLYQLADHLNIEDKSSFMRHFIRQESSAA, from the coding sequence ATGACCATTGAATTTTCTAACTTCTCTTTTCGATATGAGTCGCTGGATAAACCGACGCTAAAAAATATCAATCTAAGGATAGAGAAAGGAGAGAAAATCCTCATCATCGGCCCAAGCGGGAGTGGTAAATCCACCTTGGGTCAATGCCTTAACGGCCTCATCCCTCACGCAGTTCAAGGTGAGATTAGCGGGACGCTGTGCTTTGATGGAGCAGACAGCCGCAAATTTGCTTTACATGACTTCACAGAACAAGTCGGCACAGTATTACAAGATACTGATAGTCAGTTTGTTGGCCTGAGTATTGGTGAAGACATTGCTTTTGCCCTCGAAAACCAACTCACCACCAATATCGACATGTATCCCATGGTGAAAGCGACGGCTCGCATGGTCGCTTTAGATGATATGCTCAATCGTTCTCCTCACGATTTATCTGGCGGACAAAAACAGCGCGTGTCCCTTGCAGGGATCTTAGTCGATGACGTAGAGATCTTACTTTTTGATGAGCCACTAGCGGCACTTGATCCCAAAACAGGCCAGCGAACCATTGAAATCATCGATGAGCTGCATCAAAGCAATGACAAAACTACGATCATTATTGAACACCGCCTCGAAGACGTGCTCCATCGTGACATTGACCGAGTTATCCTCATGGCTCAAGGCTCAATCATTGCAGATCTCACCCCCGACGAATTGCTGGCTTCTGAATTGTTAGGTCAACACGGTATACGAGAACCACTGTACCTGTCGGCACTCAAGTCCGCCCATTGTCACATTCAGGCCATGCATAAGCCTTCAAGTTTGGGGAAAATGTCTCTTGAACCCTTTAACCAATTGGTTAAAAGCTGGTACCACCCAGTTGCTATCGCTAAGCCAGAGGACCCACGAGCACCACTACTAGAAGTCAACCAGCTTACTTATTCTTACGATGGCGAGAAAAATGCCATTGAAGATGTAAACTTTTGCATTCATCAAGGTGAGTTCGTTTCCATTTTAGGTAAAAATGGTTCTGGCAAATCAACCTTAGCCAAGTTAGCCATGGGAGTTCTTGACCCCGACGAAGGGACAATGCACTTTAACGGGCAAGATCTCCAAACCCTGAGTATCTTTGAACGAAGTGAAAAAATTGGTGTGGTCATGCAGAACCCAAATCATATGATTTCACACCATATGATTTATGATGAAGTTGCGTTTGGCTTACGTAATCGCGGGATTGATGAGCAAATTATCCAAGAAAAAGTCGAACAAACGTTAACGCTCTGTGGCTTAAATAAGTATCGTCATTGGCCTGTTGAGGCCCTCAGTTACGGCCAAAAGAAACGTGTCACTATCGCATCAATTCTAGTGTTAGAGCCACAACTGCTGATCTTGGATGAGCCAACGGCTGGACAAGACTACCGAAACTACACCGCGATGCTCTCCTTTATCCAAGAGCTGAACCAAAAGTTAGGGATCACTGTAGTGATTGTCTCTCATGACATGCATTTGGTGTTGGAGTACACGACTCGCTCACTGGTATTTTCAGACAGCAGACTTATCGCCGATGCCCCTATGACGGATGTCTTCAGCCAACCAGCGCTTTTAGAACGTGCAAACTTAGCCACAACCAGCTTATACCAACTCGCAGATCACTTGAATATCGAAGATAAAAGTAGCTTTATGCGCCATTTTATTCGTCAGGAGAGCAGTGCAGCATGA